In Fibrobacter sp. UWP2, the sequence CCCTCACGGGCGAAGGTTGTGTGGAATTGCAGCAAATCCTCGACGAAATGGTGCCCCACAAGCAGAAAAAGACAGTCGGATGGGCCAAGAAGGGCTAACCCTTTTACCGAATTTTTTGTAGTTTTAAAAATATGGCAGGAAAAGCGAACATCACCAAAAAGGATATCGTCGAAGATATCGCGCTGCGAACTGGCCTCACCCAGGTGCAAACAAAGACGATTGTCGAAAGTTTCTTGGACACCCTTGTGAACGGCTTGCTGCAGGGCAACAACGTGGAAATCCGCGGTTTTGGTCGTTTCAAGCTCAAAGAGCGCAAGGAACGCACCGCCAGGAATCCGCGTACCGGTGAGTCCGTTACAATCAATGCCGGCACCAAGCCCGTTTTTGAAGCCAGCAAAGATTTGATTAAGTCTTTAAACGATGTGCTGGAAGCCGCCGAAAAGGCGGCGGCACCTGTCAAGAACGATGCCTAAAAAAGAACAGAACACCCCCGTCATCCAGA encodes:
- a CDS encoding HU family DNA-binding protein, with the translated sequence MAGKANITKKDIVEDIALRTGLTQVQTKTIVESFLDTLVNGLLQGNNVEIRGFGRFKLKERKERTARNPRTGESVTINAGTKPVFEASKDLIKSLNDVLEAAEKAAAPVKNDA